In Candidatus Zixiibacteriota bacterium, the following proteins share a genomic window:
- a CDS encoding 2-phosphosulfolactate phosphatase, which yields MIELYLLPAEIPDDLDKNRSVVIIDIFRATTSMAAALAAGAEALYPAGSIAEAENLKKDLGDSTLMAGERNAYRIENYDFGNSPEEMIPDKVSGRKIIFNSTNGTKLLRRFSEFDNVLLGSFVCMSFAVSTLARLSAPPVICCAGQEGRVSGEDTMAAGMMVSRMSDTFSDCNDAANLARLAYKNCGANWREVTMNSTHGRYLKSIGMGDDLVFCTELDRYDFVPIKSGNKIIKSP from the coding sequence ATGATAGAATTATATTTATTGCCCGCCGAAATTCCGGACGATCTTGATAAGAATCGCTCGGTGGTAATTATAGATATTTTTCGAGCCACGACATCAATGGCGGCGGCTCTGGCGGCCGGTGCAGAAGCTCTATATCCTGCCGGCTCAATAGCGGAAGCGGAAAATTTAAAAAAGGATTTGGGAGATTCGACACTAATGGCGGGCGAGAGAAACGCTTATCGAATCGAGAATTATGATTTCGGCAACTCGCCCGAGGAAATGATTCCGGATAAAGTATCCGGGCGAAAAATAATATTCAACTCGACCAATGGCACCAAATTGCTTCGTCGATTTTCGGAGTTCGATAATGTTCTGTTGGGTTCGTTTGTCTGTATGAGTTTTGCCGTTTCCACTCTCGCGCGGTTATCTGCTCCGCCGGTTATTTGTTGCGCCGGACAGGAGGGACGCGTTTCGGGTGAGGACACGATGGCGGCCGGGATGATGGTTTCGCGAATGAGCGACACCTTTTCCGATTGTAACGACGCCGCCAATTTGGCCCGGCTCGCGTATAAAAATTGCGGCGCTAATTGGCGGGAAGTTACCATGAATTCGACGCATGGGCGATATCTGAAGTCTATCGGAATGGGCGATGATTTGGTTTTTTGCACCGAACTGGACCGATATGATTTTGTGCCCATTAAATCGGGAAATAAAATTATTAAAAGTCCCTGA
- a CDS encoding tetratricopeptide repeat protein — MKRSIIGICGLCIYILIFSGLIQARNIQCEITVREQNSDGDYVLIYKKNIDVYEGIKNTSFHVNFTIDLTANSRGDSLYECEFSLYTLGPQPQNLFKKFHSHAGGIYFVEDVRGKNNTVYRVGISPLAIDSVSDIDQTCDYDYHADGVWNFDPSANFDFYYVPRTLGDVRWNLLREYVETTYKEFKKIFEQGFPGKVNYFFAPCLLKEVQWDKRGGFAIDPTRSNCFTLYSHNYNTIDAFPGILTRTYRYLGYSPPILVEGAAGYFDAAHYYARELKKKSELSPLANMLRSIDYFRLPGYNNVSAAASFVKYLVDKYGLNRFIELYRKATDLNIGEQFSVVYDISLDSLEADWHHLLDTVTIHSGHFHYFYERDKFIYNRTGMDIFLRELKNHMETTYDSTYAIGEEAWNMYMDGEYDTARTLYEFLITREADDITNWMAYGNLLLIDGQYDSALKIYDRVYETDSTAKSMFYKKGDTYFRMANIDSAKTYLIRDFTENPSQLSRASSGILMGRISLSEGDTATAIDYYAGAVDAVEQIYQMGKSRPAYLLRLGQAHLGLALCENDTTSVAKSYLDQGLYFEVHPVRVIFFTRLLRELGRIADLDGRREDAIALYQRVLKYPLPPHFEEEVRSYILEPFRGF; from the coding sequence ATGAAACGAAGTATAATTGGGATTTGCGGTCTTTGCATATATATCTTAATTTTCTCAGGCCTAATCCAAGCTCGGAATATTCAATGTGAAATAACGGTTCGTGAACAAAACAGTGACGGTGACTATGTATTAATATACAAAAAGAATATTGATGTCTATGAGGGCATAAAAAATACCAGCTTTCATGTGAATTTTACGATTGATTTAACGGCTAATTCCCGTGGCGACAGTTTATATGAGTGTGAATTTTCGCTTTATACGTTGGGTCCCCAACCGCAAAACCTGTTCAAGAAATTTCATAGCCATGCCGGCGGTATTTATTTTGTCGAAGATGTCCGGGGCAAGAATAATACGGTATACCGCGTGGGGATATCACCGCTCGCAATCGATAGTGTTTCCGATATTGATCAAACCTGCGATTATGACTATCACGCCGACGGTGTCTGGAATTTCGATCCGTCAGCTAATTTTGATTTTTATTATGTTCCCCGGACTCTGGGAGATGTCCGCTGGAATCTGTTGCGAGAATATGTTGAGACGACATATAAGGAATTCAAAAAAATATTTGAGCAGGGTTTTCCCGGCAAGGTAAATTATTTCTTCGCGCCCTGTTTACTCAAAGAAGTTCAGTGGGATAAGCGGGGCGGTTTTGCCATCGATCCGACGCGGTCTAATTGTTTTACACTCTATTCCCACAATTACAATACGATTGACGCTTTCCCCGGGATTTTGACCCGCACCTATCGTTATCTGGGATATTCCCCGCCTATTTTGGTTGAAGGCGCAGCCGGATATTTCGATGCTGCTCATTACTATGCCCGAGAATTAAAGAAGAAAAGCGAATTGTCGCCACTGGCCAATATGCTGCGTTCAATCGATTATTTCAGACTACCCGGGTACAATAATGTTTCGGCGGCCGCATCCTTTGTGAAATATTTAGTCGATAAGTACGGATTAAACCGCTTTATTGAACTATACCGGAAAGCTACCGACTTGAATATAGGCGAGCAGTTTTCTGTCGTGTATGATATATCGCTGGATTCTCTTGAAGCCGACTGGCATCATCTTCTGGATACGGTCACGATTCATTCGGGACATTTTCATTATTTTTATGAGCGTGATAAATTTATCTATAACCGCACCGGCATGGATATATTCCTGCGGGAATTGAAGAACCATATGGAAACCACTTATGATTCGACTTATGCCATCGGCGAGGAAGCCTGGAATATGTATATGGACGGTGAATATGACACCGCCCGAACTCTTTATGAATTTCTTATCACGCGCGAGGCGGATGATATTACCAATTGGATGGCATACGGGAATCTGCTTCTAATCGACGGGCAATACGATTCAGCCTTGAAAATTTACGACCGCGTTTATGAGACCGATTCGACGGCCAAGAGTATGTTCTATAAGAAAGGCGATACATATTTCCGGATGGCAAATATCGACAGCGCCAAAACCTATTTGATTCGGGATTTCACCGAAAACCCGTCCCAACTAAGCCGGGCGTCGTCGGGAATCCTGATGGGTCGAATTTCGTTATCCGAAGGCGATACCGCCACCGCCATTGATTACTATGCCGGTGCGGTTGACGCCGTGGAGCAAATATATCAAATGGGAAAATCGCGGCCCGCATATCTCCTGCGGCTGGGGCAGGCGCACCTGGGATTGGCCTTATGCGAAAATGATACCACCAGCGTCGCCAAATCGTATCTGGACCAGGGCCTTTATTTTGAAGTACATCCGGTGCGAGTAATATTTTTTACTCGCCTTCTCCGCGAATTAGGTCGAATTGCCGACCTTGATGGGCGACGGGAAGATGCTATCGCTCTTTATCAACGAGTCCTGAAATACCCGTTGCCGCCGCATTTTGAAGAAGAAGTCAGATCTTATATTTTGGAGCCGTTCCGGGGGTTTTAG